CTCGCGGTCTCGTGCCAGCGCCGTGGTCCAGGTGCCCAACGCGTCGTCGCGGAACGTCACCCGGAACACCAGGTCCGGGTCCGCCGCGCCCGAGGGGAAGGAGACGCCGCCGCGCTGGGGCATCCTCGGATCCGCGCCGCGTTTCGCGTACGCCGCCAACGCCTGCCCCAGCGGCCGGTACAGCGCGTAGGCCATGGGCTGCCGTACCGGTACCCGCTCCGCGGCGAGCAGCCCCACCCGGTCCGGCGAGTCCTCCGTGATGAAGAAGAACGAGAGGCCCGCGTTGATTCGCATGGCAGGCGTCGCTCCCCCGCCCTCCGCGTCGGTCTCGTCGTAGTCCTCCGCCGCCCAGACGGAGAACAGCGCCGCGCCCGTCCTCGCCGCGACGTCGAACAGGGCCGCCGCCAGGGCCTCGGGCGTCGACGGCGACAGGGGCGCCTCCGCCGGTGCCCGACCCGCCGCCTCCAGCTGCGTCAGCAGGCTGGCGAACACGGCGTCAGGCGTGGACGGAGGCTCGGGCTTCAGGTTCGGAGTCGTCATGGCACGCGGACGATGCCACGGCGCGCGCCAGCCCCGCCACGGCCGACGACGCCGCCCCTGCTCGGGAGTCCGGACATAGCGTCGACTACGTCGGACGTGGTTGGAGCCGGGCTGGAAAGGATTCCTCCACCCCCGGCAGGAACAGGGGCTCCCCCGCGCGCGCCGCGGCGATGGCCAGCTCGAAGTCGAGATCGCCGTACCTGTCGAGCAGCGCGGGCGGGAAGAACCGCCCGTCCTCCCCTTCCCGCTCGTTGGCTATGTCGGGCTCGAGCTGCTCCCAGTAACGCGTGCTGGCATAGATGAGCGCCCGGATGCCGCCGCTGGCATAGGCGGCGGTGTACGTGTCCAGGAACAGCGCGCTCGCCGAAAGCTCCCCTCCGACGGAGAGCACTGCGTTGCGGTCACCGTACTGGCCAAAACAGGCTCCCGCGAGCTGGACCCCGCCGTCGACGAAGATGCGGGCGCCATTGGCAAAAGCGAGCGAACGGGCACGCAGCATTCCCGTGATGCAGATACACGCTGGCGTGTAGTCATCCGTCCACAGACCGGCGTGCTCCGTCGTCGTCAAGTCGCCGTCGATGACCACGACATAGGGGCCCCTGCCCGTCTCGATGGGCTCCTCCGTCTGGCAACCGGAGCGATAGAGCCGCACGGAGATGGGCGCGGGGGTGGTGGATGCGAGCTCCGCGAACTCCCGGTGCCAGGGCCGTGCCTGGAACTGGGAGATCAGCTCTGGAATCGTGCTCTGTTGTCCCGCCTCATCGAGCCGCATGGGTTCCTTACTACCAGGACCGCGGATCGGACGCGCCCAGCTCGGCCTGCAATCCCTGCCCTGGGGCGCGCGTCACCTCCGCGAGGAGCATGGGCCGGAGCACCCCCTTCCGGGTGGCGTGATTCAAGAACGCACGCGTCGGGTGGGTGATGCGGAAGGAATCGAATGCGCCCAGCTGGCGCACGGACAGACCTGCCTCCTCGAGCACCGGCACACGCTCCTCCGGCAGGAAGAGGTGCACAGGGCCGGTCCGCGTCGCCTGCGTCAGCGCCTCCAGGTCCCAGTGCTCGACTGTCGCGTGGGCGTAGAAGTGAAACGAGTAGGCCGAGACTTCGAAGACCCCCGTCCTACGAGGGGGCTGACGGTTGAGCAGCAGGGCTGCATTGCTCCCCGCCTGATAGCGCGACAGCTCCGGGAAGAAGAACAGGTTGAGCGTGCCGCAGAAGGCGAGCGCCACCCCGAAGCTCCGGCCCACGGCACCGGCCACGTCCGTGCTCCGGAAGCAGGCGAACGTCAGGCCCGCGCAACCCACCAGCCAGAGCACCGCCCACCCGAGCTGGGGAGGACGGAAGAAGCCGAGCACGAGGGCCCCGAGGACCCCCATGCACACCGCCACTCCGGTCTGCGTCCAGGCGAGGACCCTCGGGCGCGAAGTGGCCTCCCACCGGGTCAGCCACACGGCGACGATGATGCTGAAGTAGGGAAAGAGGATGTTCGCGTAGTGCGGCAACTGGAAGCGCGAGAGCGAGAAGACCAGCAGGGGGACTCCGGCGGCGCCCCAGGTAAAGAGCTCCTGGTCCCCCCACCCCTGTCTCCACCAGCGCTTCAGCTGCGAGAAGCACGCGGCGTAGAGGAGCAGCGACCAGGGCAGGAAGGCCCAGAGCAGCGTGTGGAGGAAGAAGAACGGGTCTCCCTTCCCGCGAATGGGGCCGGTGTTGAAGAAGCGGCCGAACTGACTGTCCCAGAAGAAGAAGCGCAGCCCGGAGACACCCGTGCGTCCGAAGACCTCCTTCTCGGGATGGAGGTCGAACTGCACGTAGAGACAGGCGAGCTCCGGAAGGATGAACAGCGCGACCAGGGCCAGGGTGAGCCACCAGCGCGGCTGGAGGAGCTCACTCCACTGCTGGTGCACTGCCCACTGGAGCAGGAGCGCTCCACCCAACGCGAGGAGCACGAAGGGCCCCTTGGTCATCACCGCACAGGCGGCCAGGAGCGCGGCCCAGACCAGATGCGCGCTGAACCGACGCTCGTGGGCGCGCACCAGATGGTAGAGGCTGCCGGCGAGCAGGCCCGTGAGGTAGGGCTCGGCGCGCACGTCATTGTTCGAGAGCACCAGATGGTACGCGGAGAGCAGCAGGAGCACCGCCAGCCGCGCCACGGTGCGTGAGTAGAGGTGCCGCGCGAGGAGGAACGTGTAGACCAGCGACAGCCCCCAGAACAGGAGGGCGGGGAGCTTGTAGCTGAGCGTTCCCACTCCGAAGAGACGGAAGGAGAGCGCCGTCACCCAGAAGGGAAAGTGGGGCTTGTCCAGCCAGTCCTGCCCCGCCAGGACGAGCCTGACGAAGTCGCCCGTCTCCGCCATCCGCCGGGCCAGCGTGCCGTAGAGCGCCGCATCTGGCTCCGCGACGGGGACCCAGAGGCCACTCAGGTTGACGAGCAGCCCCAGGAGCAAGAGGGGCGTGAACCAGCGTTCCAACCAACGGGCCAACGACTGTGGCACGTGACTACTCCGTCCATGATTCCGGCCCCCGGGCGGCACCAGTGCAAGCCATCTGCCAGTGCGTGTCCGAGGTCCGTCACGGCTACGCGTTCACCTCGGCCCCATGAACGCTGACGCTGATGTCATGGCGTCGCGGATTCATGATGGGTCGCGTGACGGCGGAGCGGGCGCGGTCAGCCCCGGACTCCGTCCTTCCGCCGCGGAGGGCCCCTACGCAGCGCGCAGCGTCGAAGGGGCCGCCTGCTTCACGGGCTCGGGCTCCAGCGCCACCCGCTGCAGCACGCCGGAGAGGCCCTTGAGAGCAATTGCCGCCGTGCGGGCCACGGCGAGCAGCGCGAGCGGCCCCTCCATGCGGTCCCACGGGCGGGCGTCGAAGACAATCCACATCGCGCCCGCGGCCGCCATCGCCCACCACGCCCAGGCGAGCTTCCCGCCGCGCATCATGTACGCCACACGCAGGATGGGCGCCACGAGCACGATGGTGACCAGGTCGCCGAACGCGGAGACGACGCTGGCGAGCGTCTGCGAGCCGGAGGCGCCGCCGTCGATGAGCAGCCGCACGTTGGTGCTCAGCCGCGGCAGGACGATGGCGAGCGCCACCACGGTGCACAGCGCCCAAAGCCCGTGGCTCTTCCAACTGCTGGGAGGCTGGAGCCCCGAGCGACGGTAGGTGAGCGCGAGCAGCACGAGCGCCCCGGCATTGAGCAGGTTCAGCACCACCACGGCGAGCGTGCGCACGGCGGCGAGCGCCGAGTGCTCGAAGGGCACCTCCGGGACGGCGACCATCCAGCCCACGCGCAGCAGGGACGCGACGAGGAGCAGCACCGCCGAGGCGGCGAACAGCGTCCACACGCGGCGCAGGTAGTCGCCCGCGGAGAAGCCACGCGCCGCGAGCACCGTGCCCAGGATGGCCACGAGCGAGGCGGCAAGCCCGGCGAACTGATGGATGAGCGGGAGCCTCGCGGGGGTCTGCAGCGAGAAGAGCACGGCGCCGGCGTGCAACAGCACCAGCCCGGCGGCGATCACCGCGACCGAGCGCTCATTGAAACGGGGGGTCATCGCATCTCCGGATGGGCCGTCAGCGCTTCGAGGACGGCCTTGGCACGCGCGGCGCCAAGGAAGGTGTTGAGCATGGGCCTGAGGCCCTCGATCAGCGCGGGCAGGTCCGCGGGGGTGAGCGACTCCACCGGACGCTTCAGGCTGCGCAGCGCCGCTGTCTGTAGCGCCATCTTCGCCGTGAAGTCACCCAACAGCGGTCCGAGCTGTCGCTCGATGCTCTCATGCCATCGTCCGGCCGCGGCCGGTGCGCCTGTGGTGGAAATGGAACGCCTCACTCGTGTTGCAGTTGATTCGCAGTCTCGCCCGTCCGCGCCCCTCCCGCCACCACCGTGAAGGCCCACCTCCTCCGCTTCCGCGCAGCTACACTCCCCGCGCGTGGGCACCCACAGCGAGCAGGACTGCATGTCCGCGTGACAGTCCCAGCCCCCGGAGGCATACCGGATACCCGGCAATTCTCCGCAGTACGCCGCAATTCGAGTGAGCGCCGACTGTGGCTCGAACGCATGGCCCGCTTCGCGCGCGAGGCGCTGGGCCTGGATATCCAGGCGGAAGCGAGCTGACGCGGTCGCCCCGCGCTACCCGTTCCGAGGCAGGCGGACACGGAAGGTCGTGCCCGCCTCTCTCGTGGACTCCACCTCGACCCTGCCCGAGTGGGCGCGGACGATCTGGTCCACGATGTAGAGCCCCAGGCCGATGCTGCGCAGCTCGCTGCCGCTGTCGGCGCCGCGGGTCATCGGCTCGAACAGGCCTGGCAGGATGTGCTCCGGAATGGGGGGGCCCTGGTTGCACACGGAGATGACCACCTGCCCTGCCTCCGCCTCCGTCTTCACCCGGATGGGCGTCCCCGGCGGGCTGTACTGCACGGCATTGGTGAGCAGGTTGGTGAGGACCTGGGCAATGCGGTCCGAGTCCCACGAGCCCCGCCCGTCGCCGGTGCTCTCCAGGTCGAACCGCCGCCCGGGCGTGGCCAGCCCCACCTCGTCCACCACCTGCTGCGTGAGCACCTGGAGGTCCATGGGCTTGAACTTCACGGGAAGCGCCTGGCCCATGCGGGCCTGGGTGAAGTCGAGCAGATCTCGGATGAGCCGGTTGGCCCGGTCCGCG
The genomic region above belongs to Pyxidicoccus trucidator and contains:
- a CDS encoding ArnT family glycosyltransferase, with protein sequence MPQSLARWLERWFTPLLLLGLLVNLSGLWVPVAEPDAALYGTLARRMAETGDFVRLVLAGQDWLDKPHFPFWVTALSFRLFGVGTLSYKLPALLFWGLSLVYTFLLARHLYSRTVARLAVLLLLSAYHLVLSNNDVRAEPYLTGLLAGSLYHLVRAHERRFSAHLVWAALLAACAVMTKGPFVLLALGGALLLQWAVHQQWSELLQPRWWLTLALVALFILPELACLYVQFDLHPEKEVFGRTGVSGLRFFFWDSQFGRFFNTGPIRGKGDPFFFLHTLLWAFLPWSLLLYAACFSQLKRWWRQGWGDQELFTWGAAGVPLLVFSLSRFQLPHYANILFPYFSIIVAVWLTRWEATSRPRVLAWTQTGVAVCMGVLGALVLGFFRPPQLGWAVLWLVGCAGLTFACFRSTDVAGAVGRSFGVALAFCGTLNLFFFPELSRYQAGSNAALLLNRQPPRRTGVFEVSAYSFHFYAHATVEHWDLEALTQATRTGPVHLFLPEERVPVLEEAGLSVRQLGAFDSFRITHPTRAFLNHATRKGVLRPMLLAEVTRAPGQGLQAELGASDPRSW
- a CDS encoding GAF domain-containing sensor histidine kinase, producing MRQASVDPRFTHHPAPKLYGIESYMAVPLFRRNGAFFGVLCAMDPRPADVGEDKLEVFHHLAELVGYQLEQEDELGRRDAQLLGAREAAQLREQLIGIVSHDLRNPLNAITLSTATLMRRTDLDDRARRGLSRILESADRANRLIRDLLDFTQARMGQALPVKFKPMDLQVLTQQVVDEVGLATPGRRFDLESTGDGRGSWDSDRIAQVLTNLLTNAVQYSPPGTPIRVKTEAEAGQVVISVCNQGPPIPEHILPGLFEPMTRGADSGSELRSIGLGLYIVDQIVRAHSGRVEVESTREAGTTFRVRLPRNG